The genomic window CCGACGCGATCCGGGAACGCCGGGTCGTCACGATCCTCCACGAGCTCGCGCACATGTGGTTCGGCGACCTCGTCACGATGAAGTGGTGGAACGACCTCTGGCTGAACGAGTCGTTCGCCGAGTGGGCGTCGACCATCGCGACCGCCGAGGCCACCGAGTGGCACGAGGCGTGGACCACGTTCAACTCGATGGAGAAGGCCTGGGCCTACCGGCAGGACCAGCTGCCCTCGACCCACCCGATCGTCGCCGAGATCCGCGACCTCGAGGACGTGCTCGTCAACTTCGACGGCATCACGTACGCCAAGGGCGGCTCGGTGCTCAAGCAGCTCGCCGCGTGGGTCGGCATCGACGCGTTCTTCGCCGGCGTCGGCGCGTACTTCCGCAAGCACGCGTGGGGCAACACGACGCTCGCCGACCTCCTCTCCGAGCTCGAGACCGCATCCGGTCGCGACCTGTCGGCGTGGTCGAAGCTGTGGCTCGAGACCGCCGGCGTCAACACGCTGCGCCCCGAGATCCAGACGGATGCCTCGGGCGCCATCACCGCGTTCGCGGTGCTGCAGTCCGCACCGGCCGACTACCCCACGATCCGCCCGCACCGCCTCGCGATCGGGTTCTACAACCTGCAGGACGGCGTGCTCGTGCGCGAACACCGCGTCGAGCTCGACGTCGACGGCGAGCGCACCGAGGTGGCCGAACTCGTCGGCCTCGCCCGCCCCGACCTGGTCCTGCTCAACGACGACGACCTCGCGTACGCGAAGATCCGCCTGGACGAGCAGTCGCGCCGGGTCGCGCTCGAGAACCTCTCGAACTTCGCGTCGCCGCTGGCGCGCGCGCTCGTCTGGAGCTCGGTCTGGGACGCCACGCGCGACGGCGAGACCGCCGCGAGCGACTACCTCGAGCTCGTGCTCGGCAACGTCGCGAGCGAGACCGAGTCGACGACGCTGCGCATCGTCATCGCCAACGCCCTGCTCGCTGCGAGCTCGTACGTCGACCCCGGCAAGCGCGCCGACGCACGTCGCGCGCTGGCCGACGGGTTCTGGACGCTGTCCCAGTCCGCCGAAGCGGGCGGCGACGCCCAGTTCCAGTTCGTGAAGGCGTTCGCCGCGATCGCCGAGTCCGGCTCCCACGTCGAGGACCTGCAGGCCCTCTTCACCGGCGAGCGCACCCTCGACGGGCTCGACATCGACACCGACCTCGGCTGGGAGCTGCTCATCGCCCTCGTCGCCGCGGGCCGTGCCGGCGACGACGACATCGACGCCCGCCTCGCCGAGGACAACACGGTCACCGGCCAGGAGTCCGCCGCGCACGCACGCGCCGCGATCCCGACCGCCGAGGCGAAGGAGCGGGCATGGGCCTCGCTCATCGACGTCGACACCGCGACGAACTCGGTCGTGCGCACCACCGCGGCCGGCTTCCTGCGTGCCGCCGACCGCACCCTGCTCGAGCCGTTCGTCGACCGGTACTTCGCCATGATCGGCGAGGTGTGGGAACAGCGCAGCTACGCGATCGCCGAGAAGCTCGTCGACCTGCTCTACCCGGCGCCGCTCGCGAACGCGGCGCTCGTCGAGGCCAGCCACGCCTGGCTCGCCGGCAGCGCCGACTCCGCTCCGGCGCTCCGCCGCCTCGTCGTGGAGAACGTCGCCGGTGTCGAGCGCGCGCTCGCGGCGCAGGCGCGCGACGCGCAGTAGGCCGCGGGCTGCAGGCCGCCGCGACGGCGGGTGGTACCCCGGTACCACCCGCCGCCGCCCGCGAACCATCCCCTCGGCCGACGCGACCGATCCACGCATTCCGTAGCGTCGAACGCATGATCACCGCAACCGCGCTCACCAAGCGCTACGGCGCGAGAACCGCCGTCGACGACATCACGTTCACCGTGCAACCCGGGCAGGTCACCGGCTTCCTCGGACCGAACGGGGCCGGCAAATCGACCACGATGCGCATGATCGTGGGACTCGACCGACCGACCTCCGGCACGGTCACGGTCGGGGGCCGCCCATACGCCCAGCACCGGGCTCCCCTGCACGAGGTCGGTGCGCTCCTCGACACGAAGGCCGTGCACACCGGTCGTACGGCCGAGAACCACCTCCTCGCGATGGCGGCGACGCACGGCATCGGTGCTCGCCGGGTCCGCGAGGTCATCGAGCTGACCGGTCTCGAGTCGGTCGCGCGCAAGCGCGTCGGCGGCTTCTCGCTCGGCATGGGCCAACGTCTGGGCATCGCGGCGGCCATGCTCGGCGATCCGGCGACGCTCATCCTCGACGAACCGGTCAACGGTCTCGATCCCGAGGGAGTGCTCTGGGTCCGCGAGTTCGTGCGCCACCTCGCCGGAGAGGGACGCACGGTCTTCCTCTCCTCGCACCTCATGAGCGAGATGGCGCTTACCGCCGACCACCTCATCGTGCTGGGCCGCGGCAGGATCATCGCCGACGCACCCGTCGCCGACATCATCGCCGGCGGCATGCAGACCAGGGTCAGGGTGCGCTCGCCGCATGCCTCGCAGTTGGCCGATCTCGTCGCGGCGCCCGATGTCGCCGTCATCCGGTCCGAAGCCGGCGTGCTCGAGATCACCGGGTTGGCGGCATCCGTCATCGGCGACCTCGCCCTCGCGAACGGCATCGCGATCCACGAACTCTCCCCGCAGCAGGCGTCGCTCGAGGAGGCGTACCTCGCCCTCACCTCGGACGTCGTGGAATACCGGACGGAGGCCGTCCGATGACCGCGATCAGCACCTCGGCCCTGATGCGGCGGCCGGCGGGTTCCCGAGAGCCCCGACTGACCTTCGGCGGCGTGCTCGCCTCCGAATGGGTGAAACTCCGCAGCCTCCGGTCGACCGTGTGGTCGTACGCGATCGTCGTGGTGATCTCGCTCGGCATGGCGGCCCTCATGTCGTTCAGCATGCTCAACGGCGCCGCCGGCGAACTCGACGTCGCAGCCATGCCCGCGGAGCAGCAGCGCGACCTGGTCATCCAGTCCGCCACGTTCGGCACGTACTTCGGGCAGCTCGTCGTCGGGGTGCTCGGGGTGCTGGTGATCAGCGGCGAGTACACCACCGGAATGATCCGGTCGACGCTGACGGCGGTGCCGAAGCGCCTGCCCGCGCTCGCCGCGAAGGCGATCGTGCTCGTCGTCGCCACCTTCGTCGTCGGACTGGTCGCGAGCGTCGGCGGCTACCTCACGGCGTCCGCGGTCCTCGGCACCGCGCTCGACCTGCTCGACCCGGTCACGGCGCTGTCGATCGCGGGCAGTGCGCTGTACCTCGCGCTCGTCGCGGTGCTCGCCCTCGGCATCGGCACCATCCTGCGGTCGAGCGCGGGCGGCATAGCCGCGGTGCTCGGGCTGCTGCTGCTCCTGCCGACCGTGCTGATGCTGATCCCGGCGGACTGGGCGACGGACGTCGGGCTCTACCTCCCGTCGTCGGCGGGTCTCACGATGTTCACCGCCGTCGGCGCCGACGACGCCGCGATGGTCGGTCCGAACGCGTGGCAGAGCCTGCTCGTCGTGGTCGCGTGGGTGGCGGCTTCGCTCCTCGGCGCCTCGGCGCTGCTGAAGCGACGGGACGCGTAGAGTCCTGCCCATGACGGACGCACCGTTCTCCCCCGGCCGCCCGGCACCGGCGGTCGGGGGAGAACTGCGTCTGCCGAAGCCGCCGGGCGTCATCCGGCGGTTCTGGGCGCGCCATCCGCGGCTGACCGACGCCCTCATCGCCGCCGCCTACGTCGTTCCCAGCCTCGTGATCATCGTCGGGGCCACGACCGTGGCCGACGGCCCTGCCACGGGCGCGGTGGTCGCCCATGTGGTGGGCGTCGCCGGGGTCGGCGCCGCGTTGGTGGTCTTGCGTCGCAGCCGACCGTGGCTCCTCATCGGGATCGCGTGGGCAGCGTGCCTGCTCGCCGCGCCTGCCGGCGCCAGCGACGTGTTCGCCGTCGTGTTCGCCCTGTACGCGCTCGGCGTCTACCGATCGACGAAGTCGGCGTGGCTCGGCTTCGCCGGTTCGGTCCTGGTCGCGACGGTCGGCGCATACCTCGAGGCCGTCACCGGAGCGATCCCCGACGACGGCCCGGTCGCGGCCTCCGGCCAGTACGTGGTCTTCCTGCTCATCGCGACGCTCATCGGGATCACGGTCGGGAACCGGCGGCGCTATCTCGAGGCGCTCATCGCACGGGCCCACGACCTCGCCCGCGACCGCGACCAGCAGGCCCGGCTCGCCGCGGCCGAGGAGCGCGCCCGCATCGCCCGCGAGATGCACGACATCGTCTCCCACGGCCTCACGGTCATGGTGACGCTCGCCGACGGTTCCGCGGCGACGGTGCGACGCGATCCGGACCGCGCGGCCGAGGCCATGCGCAACGTCGCCGAGGCAGGTCGCGACGCGCTGGCCGAGATGCGCCGCATGCTCGGGGTGCTCTCCGAACCCGATGGCGATCGCGCCGAGCTCCGGCCGCAGCCGGGCCCTGCCGAGATCCCCGATCTCGTCGACGGGTTCCGCGATGCCGGCCTGCCGGTGCGACTCACGACGACGGGGCCGCCGATCGTGGATCCGGCCCTCGGCCTCGCGGTCTACCGGATCGTGCAGGAGGGGCTCACGAACGCGCTCCGGCACGGAGCCCGGGCGAGCCGAGTCACCGCGCGGATCGAGCATCGCGGCGATCTCATCGAGATCCTCGTCGAGGACGACGCCTCGCCGGCGGACCCCGGCACGCCGACGATCGAGCCCGCCGGCGCCGGGCGCGGTCTCGCCGGCCTGAAGGAGCGGATCGCCTGGTACGGCGGATCGCTCGAGGCCGGCCCCCGCGGCGGCCGCGGATGGCGGCTGCGCGCGACGCTCCCGACCCCGAACCCGGAGGCCGACCGATGACCGACCAGGCGAGCCGGCGGCCGGACCGCACGCACGGCGCGGTCGTGCGTGTCGGCCTCGTCGACGACCAGGCGCTCGTCCGCACGGGATTCCGCCTCCTCCTCGAGGCCGAGCCCGGCATCGAGGTCGTCGGCGAGGCCGCCGACGGCGGCGGAGCCATCGACCTGGTGGAGGCCACGGCCGTCGATGTGCTGCTGATGGACGTGCGCATGCCCGGCATGGACGGCATCGCCGCGACCGGCGAGCTCAGTGTGCGGCATCCGGACACGCGCATCCTCGTCCTGACGACGTTCGACCTCGACGAGTACGCGTTCGCGGCGATCCGCGCCGGCGCCAGCGGATTCCTGCTGAAGGACGTCCGACCGATCGAGCTCGTCTCGGCCATCCGAACCGTCCACGCCGGCGAGGCGGCACTCTCGCCGCGAGTGACGCGCCGCATGCTCGAACTCTTCGCCGCGGATCTCCCGGCCGGCGACGGGCCGGCGCCGCAGGCGCGGAGCGCGCTCGAAGACCTGACCTCGAGGGAGCGCGAGATCCTGCTGGGCATCGCGGAGGGCCTCAACAACACCGAACTCGCCGAACGATTCTTCCTGTCCGAATCGACGGTGAAGACGCACGTCGGGCGGGTGCTGCAGAAACTCGGCGCCCGGGATCGCGTCCAGCTCGTCATCCTCGCGTACGAGTTCGGCCTGCTGGATCAGCCCGGGCGCCGCCCGCCTCGATAGGCTTGCCGGGCGCCATCCCCCCGACGAAAGGGCACGTCAATGCCTGCTGCCAACCTCACCCGTTCGGAAGCCGAGGAGCGGGCCGGGATCGTCGGCACGCCGAGCTACGAGGTCGTGCTCGACCTCACGGGCGACGCGGCGACCTTCCGGAGCGAGACGACCGCGCGCTTCACCGGCGTCGAGGGCGCCTCGACCTTCATCGAGGCCTGCACCGAGCAGGTGCACGAGATCGTGCTGAACGGCCGGGCGCTCGATCCGGCCGGCGTGAGCGACGGCACGCGGATCCGGCTCGACGGCCTCGCCGCGCAGAACGAACTGCGGGTCGTCTCGACCTGTGCCTACACCAACACCGGCGAGGGACTGCACCGTTTCACGGACCCCGTCGACGACGAGACCTACCTCTACACCGAGTTCGCCGTCGCCGAGGCGAACCGCGTCTACGCGGTCTTCGACCAGCCAGACCTGAAGGCGGGTGTGCGGTTCACGATCACGGCGCCCGCGTACTGGACGGTGCTCTCGAACGCGCCCTCGCCCGAGCCCGTGCCGGTTGCCGGCGCCGTGGGGAGCGGCGACGAGGATGCCGAGGGCGGGGCATCCGACACGGCGACCTGGTCGTTCGAGACCGGGCCGGTGATCTCCAGCTACATCGTCGCCATCATCGCGGGCCCGTACGAGCGCTGGAGCGGCATCGCCACGAGCGTCGACGGCCGCGAGGTGCCCCTCGGGCTCTTCACCCGGCGTTCGCTGGCCCAGTACGCCGAACCGGACGTCATGTTCGACCTGGTCCGCCGCGGCCTCGAGTTCTACGAGCACGCGTTCGACGCGCCGTACCCGTACGGCAAGTACGACCAGATCTTCGTGCCCGAGTACAACTGGGGCGCGATGGAGAACGTCGGCGCCGTCACCTTCAACGAGTCGTACCTGTTCCGAGCCCGCGTGCCCGAAGCCCGGCGCGAGCAGCGCGCGATCGTCGTGCTCCACGAGCTCAGCCACATGTGGTTCGGCAACTCCGTGACGATGCGCTGGTGGAACGACCTGTGGCTGAACGAGTCGTTCGCGACCTGGGCGTCGACGCTGGCCACCTCGCAGATCACCGAGTTCTCGGGTGTCTGGGCGACGTTCGCGAGCGATGAGAAGGCGCACGCCGCCGAGCAGGACCAGCTGCCGTCGACGCATCCCATCGTCGCCGAGATCCGCGACCTCGCCGACGTCGAGGTCAACTTCGACGCGATCACCTACGACAAGGGCGCCTCGGTGCTGAAGCAGTTGGTCGCCTGGGTCGGGCTCGAGGCGTTCCAGCGCGGGGTCGGCGCGTACCTCCGCGCCCACGGCGGCGGAAACGCGACCCTCGCCGACCTCCTCCGCGAGCTCGAGCTCGCATCGGGCCGCGAGCTGTCGACGTGGTCCGCGGTCTGGCTCGAGACCGCGGGCGTGAACACGCTGCGCGTCGCGCTCGACGTCGACGACGAGTCGGGCGTGATCCGCTCGGCCAGGGTGGAGCAGGCGGCTCCCGTCGAACGGCCGACCCTGCGACCGCACCGGCTCGCGATCGGCTGCTACGACCTCGTCGGCGGCCGACTCCTGCGCACCCACCGCGTCGAGCTCGACGTCGACGGCGCATCGACGCCGGTCCTCGAACTCCAGGGACACCACCGGCCGGACCTGCTGCTCGTGAACGACGACGACCTGACCTATGCGAAGGTCCGGCTCGACGCCGACTCGTTCTCGACCGCGATCGACCACCTCTCGGAGCTCGGCGACCCGGTCGCGCGCGCGGTCGTGCTCGGATCGGCCTGGGACGCGGTGCGCGACGCCGAGTTCGCCGCAGGCGACTACGTCCGCCTGGTCCTGCGCAACGTCGGGCACGAGTCGCAGTCCTCGACTCGCGGGCTCACGCTCGCGCGGCTCGAACTCGCGATCGGCCGCTACGTCGCCGAGGAGCACCGCGACCTCGTCGCCGCCGAGGCCGGCGACGCCGTCTGGGCGCAGGCCGCGCTCGCCGAACCCGGCTCCGATGCGCAGCTCCAGTTCGCGAAGGCGTTCACGAGGCTCGCCTCCACGCCCGCGCACGCCCACGTGCTCGGCTCGCTCCTCGACGGACACGAGGCGCTCGACGGCCTCGAGATCGACCTCGACCTGCGCTGGGAGATCGTGATCGCCCGGAGCGCCCTCGGCGCGTCCGCCGCCGGCGAGATCGACGCGGCACTCGCGCTCGACGACACCGCCAAGGGCCGACAGCTCGCCGAGACGGCTCGCGCCGCGGCGCCCGACGAGACGACGAAGGCGGCTGCGTGGCATCGCGTCGCGACGGATGCCTCCCTCTCGAACGACCTCGCACGCGCGGTCGCCGACGGCTGGCGTCGCGCAGCGCCCGCCGCACTGCTGGCACCGAGCGTCGAGGGCTACTTCGCGATGCTGCAGCAGGTGTGGGCGCAGCGGTCCTCGACCATGGCCTCGCTCATCGTCACGCGGCTCTTCCCGAGCCCGCTGGTCGACGAGCGGCTCGCCGAACGGACGCGCGTGTGGCTCGCGGCGAACGACGGCCCGGCGCCGTTGGTGCGACTCGTCTCGGAGCAGCTCTCCGAGCTCGAACGCGCCCTCGCGGCTCGGGCGTTCGACGCCCGGGCGTTCGAGGAGCTCCCAGTCGCCGATCGATAGGATTTCCGGATCATGCGATTCGAGTCCCCCGACGAGCTGCCTTCGACCGAACCGACGACCGTGCTGAACACCGACTTCTTCAGTGTGATCTCGACGTGGTGGTCCGAGAACTGGGCGATCATGCTCGGCCAGCTGATCTCGATCATCCTCATCGTCGTCATCGCGCTCCTCATCCGCTGGGTGCTGCACTTCGTCATCGACCGGGTCGTGCAGCAGATCGTCACCGGCGTCAAGAAGAAGCAGGACGTCACCGACACGCAGGCACTGCAGGCGTCGCCCCTCGCCACCGTGCGGCTCGTGCAGCGCACGCGCACCCTCGGGTCGGTGCTCACGAACATCGTCAACGTGACCATCGGCATCATCGTCGTGCTGATGATCGTCGCAACGCTCAACCCGAACATCCTGGGCTCGTTCGCGCTGCTCTCCGCCGCGATCGGCGCCGGCCTCGGCTTCGGCGCCCAGAACATCGTGAAGGACGTGCTCAACGGCCTGTTCATGGTCATCGAAGACCAGGTCGGGGTCGGCGACGTCGTCGATCTGGGACCGGCGACCGGCATCGTCGAGGAGGTCAACGTCCGCGTGACGAAGATCCGCGACGTCAACGGGACGCTCTGGTTCGTCCGGAACGGCGAGATCCTCCGGGTCGGCAACATGTCGCAGGGCTGGGCCCGGGTCATCCTCGACGTCGCCGTGCCGTACGACGCCGACATCGAGGCCGTCGAGGCCACGCTGATGAAGACGGCGACCGAGTTCGCGCAGACCCCGAAGTGGCGCTCGCGGATCCTCGAGAAGCCCGAGATCTGGGGGCTCGAGTCGATCTCCTCCGAGGCGATGGTCATCCGCGTCGTCGTGAAGGTCCGCACGTCGTCGAAGGACGACATCGCCCGCGAACTGCGGGTGCGCATCAAGAACGCGCTCGACGCCATGGACGTGAAGCTGCCCAGCCTGAACGCGGTGGTGCTCAGCGGATTCGACGCGGCGACCCGGGTGAAGGGCACCAAACCGCCGCGGACCGCCCCGAACGCCGTGCTCGCATCCGAGGCCAAGGCGAAGCCCGCGAAGAAGCCGCTGCTCCCCCGCGGACCGCGTGCGCCGAAGGATCCGCCGAGTACGCCGAGCGGCAGCACATCGGGCGGAGGCTCCGACGCATGACCGATCGCGAATCCGCCGACGACCGCGCTGCGGGGTCGGTCGTGCCGCCCGAGGCATCCGGCCCGGCTCAACCGGCGAACGTGCCGCTGCGCAGCAGCGAGCACGGCGCGGCACTGGGAGACTCGTTCTACGACCAGGTCGGCGGGTCGGCGACCTTCGAGAAGCTCGTGAACGAGTTCTACCGCGGCGTCGCCGCGGATCCGGTGCTCAAACCCATGTACCCCGAGGAGGACCTGGGCCCCGCGGCCCTGCGCCTGCAGCTCTTCCTCGAGCAGTACTGGGGCGGCCCCGGCACCTACAGCCAGGAGCGCGGCCACCCGCGCCTGCGGCTGCGCCACCAGCCGTTCAAGGTGAACCCCGACGCCCGCGACCGTTGGCTCGCGCACATGCGCGCCGCGGTCGATACGCTGGACCTCCCCCCGCTCGCCGAGGAGGTCCTCTGGGACTACCTGCAGCGCGCGGCGTTCGCGATGGTGAACACCTTCGAGGACTGATCCCGGCTCCGGCGCCCACCGGAGCACGCTGCACCACCCGACACGCCCTGACCGACACAGGACGACCCTGATCCACCCGAGACGAAGGAGTCCCCACGTGGCCGCACCCGACCCCACCGACCAGCCCGAGACACCCGACGCGATCATCGTGGGCGCCGGGCTCGCCGGGCTCGTCGCGGCCTCCGAGCTCGTCGACGCCGGCAAGCGGGTGCTCATCGTCGAGCAGGAGCCGGCGGCGAGCCTCGGCGGGCAGGCGCACTGGTCGTTCGGCGGACTCTTCCTGATCGACTCCCCCGAGCAGCGCCGCATGGGCGTGCGCGACTCCCTCGAACTCGCCCGTCAGGACTGGGCGGGAACGGCCGGATTCGACCGCGATGAAGACGAGTGGGGTCGACGCTGGGCCGACGCGTACCTCGAATTCGCCGCCGGCGAGAAGCGGGCCTGGCTCCACGGGAAGGGGGTCCGGTTCTTCCCCGTCGTCGGGTGGGCCGAGCGCGGCGACGGGCGCCCGTCCGGCCACGGCAACTCGGTGCCGCGCTTCCACATCACCTGGGGAACCGGTCCGGGGGTGCTCGCGCCGTTCATCGCCCGGGTCCGGGCAGGTGAGGCCGCCGGCCTCGTGGCCTTCCGCCACCGCCACCGGGTCGACGAGCTCATCGTCGAGCAGGGCGCGGTCGTGGGCGTGCGAGGAGCGGTCCTCGCCGACGACGACGCCGGACGCGGCGAGCCGAGCAATCGCGAGGTCGTCGGGGAGTTCGAGTTCCGCTCGCCCGCCGTCGTCGTCTCCTCCGGCGGCATCGGCGGGAACGCGGAGCTCGTCAGGCAGTACTGGCCGGCCCGCATGGGCGAGCCGCCGCGCGACTTCCTCACCGGCGTCCCCGCGCACGTCGACGGCCGGATGCTGCCCATCGCCGAGTCCGCGGGTGCACGGCTCGTGAACTCCGACCGCATGTGGCACTACACGGAGGGCATCACCAACTGGGACCCGGTGTGGCCGAACCACGGCATCCGCATCCTCCCGGGCCCCTCGTCGCTCTGGTTCGACGCGACCGGCTCGAGGCTGCCGGTGCCCCTGTTCCCGGGGTTCGACACGCTCGGCACGCTCGAGCACCTCATGGCGACCGGGCACGCCCACTCGTGGTTCGTGCTCACACAGCAGATCATCGAGAAGGAGTTCGCCCTCTCCGGGAGCGAGCAGAACCCCGACCTCACCGGGAAGGACCTGCGCCTGCTGGCCCAGCGGGTCCGCGCCGGAGCCCCCGGGCCGGTCGAGGCGTTCAAGCAGCACGGCGTCGACTTCGTGGTCGCCGACACGCTGCCCGAACTGCTCGAGGGGATGCGCGGCCTCTCGGGCGACGCACCGCTCGACACCGAGCGGGTCGAGCGCGAGATCCGCGCACGCGACCGCGAGCTCGACAACGAATTCTCGAAGGACCTCCAGCTCGCCGCGATCCGCAGCGCCCGCAACTACCGCGGCGACAAGCTGATCCGCGTGGCGACGCCGCACCGCATCCTCGACCCGAAGGCCGGCCCGCTCATCGCGGTCAAGCTGCACCTGCTGACCCGCAAGACGTTGGGCGGCATCCAGACCGACCTCGACTCGCGGGCACTCGACGCGAACGGCGCGCCCGTGCCCGGCCTCTACGCGGCCGGCGAGGCCGCCGGGTTCGGCGGCGGCGGCATCCACGGCTACCGTGCGCTCGAGGGGACGTTCCTCGGCGGATGCCTCTTCACGGGGCGTGCCGCCGGTCGCGCGATCGCTCGGGACTGAGGCGGCCGGCCGCGAACGGGCTCGGTGTCAGGACTTGAGGCTCCACGGCTTGCGCCGCACGAGCACGTGGCCGCGCCGAGAGCTCAGCCGGGTCCACGGGCCGGTCTCGAACACGCTCACGGCGTCGTCACCGAGGAAGCCGAGGCTGAAGGCGGCGAACGCCGCGCCCGACGGCACGTACTCCAGACCGTCGATACCGCGGCCCCAGACCTCGCTGCGCACGCGCTGCACGAGCTGCTCACCGGTTCCGTCGGGGATGGTCTCCGCCACCTCGGCGATGCCGGCGCGCGCCGCGGACTCGAGCGTCGCGGCATCCGTCTGCCCGATCGGCAACCAGCCGCCCCGGGGCGGCGAGATGCCCGCCCAGGTGACGGTGTTGACCTCGGGCGGACGCGACATGGTGACCGGTCGCGACTCGTCGTCCTCTGCGAGCTCACGGCGGGCGCGGGTGATCCGCTCGACGATCGAGCGCATCGGCACGACCGCGTCGAAGTCCTCCGTGTCGACCAGCGAGAACGTCCGCAGGCCGAGCACCGTCGGGCTCTCGTCGAGGATGCCGCGGGGGTAGAGGATCGCGGTGTAGACCGCGAGGATGCCGGATCCGGCGATCAGGCGCACCGAACCGTCCTCGACGCGGCCCGCCCGTTGCAGATACGTGTGCAGGTCACCGAGCGACAGGCTGTCGGCGAGCGTCAGATGCTGAACCATGTCGTGTCTAAACTACCAACTGAGCGCCGCGGCTTCCGCCAGCGGTCGCCGGACCGCGTGCGTTGCGCGCTCCCGACGGAGGAACGATGAACGGTCCCATCGAGGGCCTGCTGAGCACGCTGCACCTCA from Agromyces sp. LHK192 includes these protein-coding regions:
- the pepN gene encoding aminopeptidase N — protein: MPAANLTRSEAEERAGIVGTPSYEVVLDLTGDAATFRSETTARFTGVEGASTFIEACTEQVHEIVLNGRALDPAGVSDGTRIRLDGLAAQNELRVVSTCAYTNTGEGLHRFTDPVDDETYLYTEFAVAEANRVYAVFDQPDLKAGVRFTITAPAYWTVLSNAPSPEPVPVAGAVGSGDEDAEGGASDTATWSFETGPVISSYIVAIIAGPYERWSGIATSVDGREVPLGLFTRRSLAQYAEPDVMFDLVRRGLEFYEHAFDAPYPYGKYDQIFVPEYNWGAMENVGAVTFNESYLFRARVPEARREQRAIVVLHELSHMWFGNSVTMRWWNDLWLNESFATWASTLATSQITEFSGVWATFASDEKAHAAEQDQLPSTHPIVAEIRDLADVEVNFDAITYDKGASVLKQLVAWVGLEAFQRGVGAYLRAHGGGNATLADLLRELELASGRELSTWSAVWLETAGVNTLRVALDVDDESGVIRSARVEQAAPVERPTLRPHRLAIGCYDLVGGRLLRTHRVELDVDGASTPVLELQGHHRPDLLLVNDDDLTYAKVRLDADSFSTAIDHLSELGDPVARAVVLGSAWDAVRDAEFAAGDYVRLVLRNVGHESQSSTRGLTLARLELAIGRYVAEEHRDLVAAEAGDAVWAQAALAEPGSDAQLQFAKAFTRLASTPAHAHVLGSLLDGHEALDGLEIDLDLRWEIVIARSALGASAAGEIDAALALDDTAKGRQLAETARAAAPDETTKAAAWHRVATDASLSNDLARAVADGWRRAAPAALLAPSVEGYFAMLQQVWAQRSSTMASLIVTRLFPSPLVDERLAERTRVWLAANDGPAPLVRLVSEQLSELERALAARAFDARAFEELPVADR
- a CDS encoding sensor histidine kinase; this translates as MTDAPFSPGRPAPAVGGELRLPKPPGVIRRFWARHPRLTDALIAAAYVVPSLVIIVGATTVADGPATGAVVAHVVGVAGVGAALVVLRRSRPWLLIGIAWAACLLAAPAGASDVFAVVFALYALGVYRSTKSAWLGFAGSVLVATVGAYLEAVTGAIPDDGPVAASGQYVVFLLIATLIGITVGNRRRYLEALIARAHDLARDRDQQARLAAAEERARIAREMHDIVSHGLTVMVTLADGSAATVRRDPDRAAEAMRNVAEAGRDALAEMRRMLGVLSEPDGDRAELRPQPGPAEIPDLVDGFRDAGLPVRLTTTGPPIVDPALGLAVYRIVQEGLTNALRHGARASRVTARIEHRGDLIEILVEDDASPADPGTPTIEPAGAGRGLAGLKERIAWYGGSLEAGPRGGRGWRLRATLPTPNPEADR
- a CDS encoding ABC transporter permease subunit; translated protein: MTAISTSALMRRPAGSREPRLTFGGVLASEWVKLRSLRSTVWSYAIVVVISLGMAALMSFSMLNGAAGELDVAAMPAEQQRDLVIQSATFGTYFGQLVVGVLGVLVISGEYTTGMIRSTLTAVPKRLPALAAKAIVLVVATFVVGLVASVGGYLTASAVLGTALDLLDPVTALSIAGSALYLALVAVLALGIGTILRSSAGGIAAVLGLLLLLPTVLMLIPADWATDVGLYLPSSAGLTMFTAVGADDAAMVGPNAWQSLLVVVAWVAASLLGASALLKRRDA
- the pepN gene encoding aminopeptidase N — protein: MPGDNLTRIEAEERAALVTVHDYDVVLDVTQGPDLFRTTTTVRFGASAGASTFIDAITAAVHSVTLNGRELDPAEVSDGVRIQLPDLADENVLVVDADGRYMHTGEGLHRFVDPVDGEAYLYTQFEVPDSRRMFAVFEQPDLKAAFRFTVTAPAHWEVVSNQPTPEPTDVTSTSSTDGAARTWAFEPTPRISSYITALIAGPYDVVRDELTSADGRVIPLGVFVRRSLAQYLDADYVFEKTKQGFTYFEDKFGVPYPFAKYDQLFVPEYNAGAMENAGAVTFTEAYVFRSKVTDAIRERRVVTILHELAHMWFGDLVTMKWWNDLWLNESFAEWASTIATAEATEWHEAWTTFNSMEKAWAYRQDQLPSTHPIVAEIRDLEDVLVNFDGITYAKGGSVLKQLAAWVGIDAFFAGVGAYFRKHAWGNTTLADLLSELETASGRDLSAWSKLWLETAGVNTLRPEIQTDASGAITAFAVLQSAPADYPTIRPHRLAIGFYNLQDGVLVREHRVELDVDGERTEVAELVGLARPDLVLLNDDDLAYAKIRLDEQSRRVALENLSNFASPLARALVWSSVWDATRDGETAASDYLELVLGNVASETESTTLRIVIANALLAASSYVDPGKRADARRALADGFWTLSQSAEAGGDAQFQFVKAFAAIAESGSHVEDLQALFTGERTLDGLDIDTDLGWELLIALVAAGRAGDDDIDARLAEDNTVTGQESAAHARAAIPTAEAKERAWASLIDVDTATNSVVRTTAAGFLRAADRTLLEPFVDRYFAMIGEVWEQRSYAIAEKLVDLLYPAPLANAALVEASHAWLAGSADSAPALRRLVVENVAGVERALAAQARDAQ
- a CDS encoding ABC transporter ATP-binding protein, which codes for MITATALTKRYGARTAVDDITFTVQPGQVTGFLGPNGAGKSTTMRMIVGLDRPTSGTVTVGGRPYAQHRAPLHEVGALLDTKAVHTGRTAENHLLAMAATHGIGARRVREVIELTGLESVARKRVGGFSLGMGQRLGIAAAMLGDPATLILDEPVNGLDPEGVLWVREFVRHLAGEGRTVFLSSHLMSEMALTADHLIVLGRGRIIADAPVADIIAGGMQTRVRVRSPHASQLADLVAAPDVAVIRSEAGVLEITGLAASVIGDLALANGIAIHELSPQQASLEEAYLALTSDVVEYRTEAVR
- a CDS encoding response regulator transcription factor, whose protein sequence is MTDQASRRPDRTHGAVVRVGLVDDQALVRTGFRLLLEAEPGIEVVGEAADGGGAIDLVEATAVDVLLMDVRMPGMDGIAATGELSVRHPDTRILVLTTFDLDEYAFAAIRAGASGFLLKDVRPIELVSAIRTVHAGEAALSPRVTRRMLELFAADLPAGDGPAPQARSALEDLTSREREILLGIAEGLNNTELAERFFLSESTVKTHVGRVLQKLGARDRVQLVILAYEFGLLDQPGRRPPR